In uncultured Desulfuromonas sp., the genomic stretch CCGCCGAACTCCCATCGCATGTCGTGTTATGGCATGCAGAAAGGTGTGTTTGAAATGTCTGCAGCGAATATTACAACCACAAAACTTGGAACCACAGATATCGATGTCAGCCAGGTATGCCTGGGGACCTGGGCCATTGGTGGCTGGTTGTGGGGCGGCAGTGATGACAGTCAGTGTATTGCTACCATCCGTGCCGCTCTGGATCAGGGCATTACCTTTATTGATACAGCGGCGGTGTATGGCTTTGGTCACTCCGAATCTCTGGTGGGGCTGGCATGGAAAGGCCATGTGGCGCGGGATCAGGTGGTGTTGGCTACTAAAGCCGGACTGCAGTGGAGTGATGATGGCAAGGTGACACGTAATTGTACCCGCGAGAGGTTGTTGCAGGAGATTGATGATTCGTTGCAGCGCTTGCAGACCGATTACATCGATCTCTACCAGATTCACTGGCCTGACCCGCTGGTGCCTATTGAGGAGACCGCCGAGGTGATGGCCGGATTGTTGTCTAGTGGCAAGATCCGGGCCATTGGTGTCAGTAATTACGATCCAGAGCAGATGGATCGCTTCCGCAGTGTGGCGCCGTTGCACAGCGTGCAACCACCTTACAATCTGTTCGAACGGCAGATTGATGCGGATGTGCGGCCTTATGCTCAGCAGCATGATCTGGCGATTCTTGCTTATGGTGCCATTTGTCGGGGCTTGTTGTCGGGCAAGATGAAGGCCGAGCCAACGTTTGAGGGCGATGATATCCGTCAGTATGATCCGAAGTTCAAAGCGCCGCGCTATGCTGCGTATCTTGATGCCGTCGCCAAGCTGGATGCGTTTGCTCAGGAGCGTTTTCAACGTGGTGTGTTGGAACTGGCGGTGCGTTGGGTGATTGATCAGGGGGCGATTGCCCTGTGGGGGGCGCGTCATCCGCAGCAGTTGGATCGGGTGCAGCAGGTGTTTGGTTGGTCGCTGTCGGAGGCGGATCGCGATGAAATGGCCACCATTGTTAATGATACGATTACTGATCCGGTTGGACCGGAGTTTATGGCGCCACCGGCACGGAAATAGAAATGGCTGTGGTTCGCACAGAGCTATTTTTCGCTTTGTACGAACCACATAGGTTTAAGATCAAGGTCGCCGGGACTCGCCCCGGCAGGCGACATCCTTTTGACTGGCCGCTCAAAAGGATGCAAAAACCAGCTGAACACCTCCTGAACCTGGATTCACCGACACTGTGTCTGTTTCCGTTATGCTTCACGTATTCGGCTCGCCGCCCTTTAGGTCGGCGAATCGTGCAACTCATCATCTCTGGCGTAAAATGTTGACAACAGTTTGACGCCGTTCTCTATTTTTTTCGTGGCACCAATTAACCGGGCGGGACGGTGCCCGCCCTGCAGTCGTGTGTTATTTAGCAGCCAAGCCCTCCCGTTCAGCAGCACCGAACGCAATGAACGTCAGCGCAATGGTTGTCGGCAACCTGTTTGAGCGGTAGCGAGTTTTGCCGACATTGCGATGTAAGAGAATGGAGAGAGGGAACCCGTAAGGGTGCAATGACGGGAGTCGATTTTGCGGTATTTTTGTCGACGCAAAAGTGCCCCGACGTGCGGGCGCGGAAGCCCGCGTCATGTGGGTACCACCTTCGCGAACGGATGATGTTCGCTGGTGCGATTCGTTTCAAGTTGCAAACCACTGAAGATCAAGATCAAAGTCAAGGTCGCCGGGTTTCGTCCCGGCAGCCGACATCCTTTTGACTGGCCGCTCAAAAGGATGCAAAAACCGGCTGAACACCTCCTGACCCTCAGATTCACCGACACTGAGTCTGTTTCCGATGTGCGTTACGGATTCGGCTCGCCGCCCTTTAGGTCGGCGAATCGTGCAACTCATCAGCACTGGCGTAAAACGTTGATAACAATCTTCAGTCGCGTTCTATCTCTGGTGTGGCCCCGATAAAACGGGCGGGACGGTGCCCGCCCTGCAGTCGTGTGTTATTGAGCAGCCAAGCTCTCCCGTTCAGCAGCGCCGAACGAAGAGAACGGTCAGCGCGATGGTTGTCGGCAACCTGTTTGAGGGCTGATGCCGACTGGGCGAGTTTTGCCGACATCGCGGTGTTAGTGAACGCAGAGAGGGAACCCGTAAGGGCGCATTGGGGTTGTTATGAATCAGAAGAACGAGTGGTGTTGCGTGAGATTTTTTGCGTCAGCAAGGCAGAGGGCGGAGCCATAGTGGTTCTATGGCGACAACCGATAACGCCGCTGACGTTAAAAAAGATCTGCAACAACTCCGTGAGTTCTGATTGATGACAGCCCCTTGGGAGTCGATTTTGTGTTACTTTTGTCGACGCAAAAGTAACCAGAAGTGTGGGCGCGGAAGCCCGCGTCACGTGGGCGCCAACTATGAGAACGGATGGATTTCGCCGGAGCAATTAGTTCCATCATGCGGGCCACGGTAACTGTAAAGCCAAGTCAAGGTTACCGATGCCCTTTTGACTTTTCGTCCTTTAGCAAACCGCAGGAATATTCGCATCGGTCAATAGCGCCTTTACTATTGCCCCGTGACCTCATGGAATTTGTCCTCAAGCTCATTTAATCCCAACAGCAGGTTGTTAAGGCACTTGATGTTATTGAGATTTCCATTTTTTCTGCTACCGGATTCGAGTTCGTCCTTTAATGCCGTAATTTCAAAGCGCGTCGTGTTGAGTTGCTCTATTTGGGTGCGTAGGGTGGCAAGCAACATGTTGTCCTTGCTGCTGGAATACTGGTGCAGATTGGAAGCCATTGAGGTGACTAAGTTCGTGCAAAACTCTTGATATTGGCCAACCTTTTTGTTATACGCGATGTCGCTATCCAGTTCCGCGAGCTGTCTCTTCTGTTCCGCGAGCTGCTCATTCTTTCGCGCTATGCTGCTATCCAGTTCCGCGAGCTGCTCATTCTTTCGCGCTATGCTGCTATCCAGTTCCGCGAGCTGCTCATTCTTTCGCGCTATGCTGCTATCCAGTTCCGCGATGTCACTATCCAGTTCCGCGAGCTGTCTCTTCAGTTCCGCATTTTCAGCTTCATACTGGTTTGCATTGAGCCAATGGTACGAGCTCTCTATGACGCTGGTGGAGCATTGCGAGGTCAGGTCGCTATAGTGTGGATCGTTGCCGGTAACGGCGTTGACGACCTGCTGTGGAAGCAGGTTGAAAATGTCAGGTGTCCAAGTGTCTGCCATGGTGATACGGGTGATCGTGCCCTGCTGATTCAACAGCACGGCACCCTCGGCCCAGTAATTCATCATGGTCGGTACCATCCCTTCTCTAACTTCTTTGGACTGAGGGTCATCGGTCAACCGGGTGTAAAAGGCGTTCTGCGCGGCCAGTTCCCACAGTAAACGATAGGTCTCCCGGCAGGGATAAAAGACCTTTGAACGGTTGGTGTTGAAATAATTCAGAAAAGCATCGAACACATCAGCGGACAAAAACCCTTTTTCTACGTACTGATCCCACTTTCCCTGGTCTCTTAAGGCATGGGACCATTTAAGTATGTCGTTCTTCAGTTGTTTCTGAAGGGTGGTTATTTCGGCATCGGTTAATCCCCGCTGTTGGCGCAAGTGGTCTGCGTCGGGTGGTGTGTACAGCTTGAGCAGAACGGGATAGGCAATTTCGCCAGAGAGGGTTGTTTCCCCATTGGGGGTGAACTGGGCAAAATCATTTTTTTCTGCAAAGGCAGAGTTCACGTCTAAAAAGTCAAAACGGCTTTGATCGGTTGTGATCGGGTAGCGCTCCACGCGCAGGTGCACGTCGGGGAGGATTTTACCGGCCTGTTTGAGTTGCTCGATTTCATCGTAGAGAGTTACTAATCTCTGTTGCAGCGCAGGGAGAAGGTCCGCACTTTGCGCGATGATCTGTTGCCGTGTGCAGGGAGCAGCAGTTGCCGCGACGGCCTGTGACATGTCGCCGGTTGATATGACAAGGCTCCACAACAGCACAAGGGTTTTTGTGAGCGGGAAGGAGTGTTTTTTTGCTGTGCGCACATGAGGAAATATCATTTGAATTTCCTTGTCGTTATGTGGAGTTAACGAAGACTGGAGGCGGTCGTTGGGTCGACCTTATGCCACTCACTCAATGGCAGGGCCTCAAGTAGAATAGGTTGATATTACAGATTTTTTTCGATGGGTAGAACTTTTTTATTATAAAGCTCTTCTTTCTGCGGTGTTTGAGGGCAAGATTAAGGTCGCCGGGATTCGCCCCGGCAGGCGACATCCTTTTGACTGGCCGCTCAAAAGGATGCAAAAACCGGCTGAACTTCTCCTGACCCTAGCTTAACCTGCAATGGATCTGTTTCCGTTTTGCTTCACCGATTCGGCTCGCCGCCCTTTAGGTCGGCGAATCTTGCGCCTCATCAATGCCTGGCATAAAACGTTGATAACAGACTTACGCCGGGCTCTAGCTTTTCCGTGGTACCAGTCAAACGGGTGGGACGGTGCCCACCCTGCGATTGTGTGTTATTTAGCAGCCAAGCTCTCCCGTTCAGCAGCGCCGAACGCAAGGAGCTGGAGTCATGATGCCTGTCGGCAAATGTTTGAGCGCTAGCGAGTTTTTGCCGACATCACGGCGGAAGCGAGTGAAGAGAGGGAACCCGCAGGGCGCAATGGTCGGGAGTCGATTTTGCGCCACTTTTGTCGACGCAAAAGTGGCCCGCCGTGTGGGCACGGAAGCCCACGTCACGTGGGCACCAACTATGAGAACGGATGGAGTTCGCCGGAGCAATCGGTTCCATTTTGCGGACCACAAAACAAAAAAGCCCTGCCGCAAAAAATGCAGCAGGGCTTTTCCAATCTAAATCAGATGACGCGAATTACAGGTTGTAGAACACGTCCTTGCCATTGAAGATGGACACACCTTCCAGCTCATCCTCAATACGCAGCAGCTGATTGTACTTGCAGATGCGGTCGGTTCGGCACAACGAACCGGTTTTGATCTGACCGGCGTTAGTGGCCACAGCCAGGTCGGCAATGGTGGAGTCTTCGGTCTCACCGCTGCGGTGAGAGATGACGCAGGTATAACCGGCGCGCTTGGCCATTTCAATGGCTTCCAGGGTCTCGGTCAGGGTGCCGATTTGGTTGACCTTGATCAGGATCGAGTTAGCAATCCCTTTATCAATGCCTTCCTTGAGGATCTTGCTGTTGGTGACGAACAGGTCGTCGCCGACGATCTGGATCTTGTCACCCAGTTTGTCGGTCATGATCTTCCAGCCGTCCCAGTCGTTTTCAGCCAAGCCGTCTTCAATGGAGATGATTGGATAGCGGTCAACGAGGTCAGCGTAAAAAGCCACGGTCTCTTCGGCCGTTTTCAGCGCCTGCTCTTCGTTGGCGAAGTTGTACTTGCCATCGCTGTAGATTTCAGATGCCGCCACGTCCAGCGCGAGGAGGATCTCTTCACCGGCTTTGTAGCCAGCCGCTTCGATGGCTTCCATGATCACCTGCAGTGCTTCTTCGTTGCTGCCGAGGTTGGGAGCGAAACCACCCTCATCACCAACGGCGGTGTTGTAGCCTTTGTCTTTGAGCACTTTTTTCAGGGCGTGGAAGATCTCAGCACCCATGCGCAGCGCTTCTTTGAATGAAGGTGCGCCGGCGGGCATGATCATGAATTCCTGAATGTCGACGTTGTTGTCGGCATGGGCGCCACCGTTGAGGATGTTCATCATCGGCAGCGGCAGTTCTTTGGCGTTGGGGCCGCCGAGATACTGGTAGTAGGGTAGGCCGGATTCTTCGGCTGCGGCACGGGAGCAGGCCAGGGACACGCCGAGCAGGGCGTTGGCGCCAAGGTTGCTCTTGGTTTCGGTTCCGTCCAGTTCGAGCAGTTTAGCGTCGATACCGGCCTGGTCGGTCACTTCCCAACCGATCAGGGCATCACAGATTTTCTCGTTGACGTTGTCAACGGCTTTTTGCACCCCTTTACCGAGATAACGGGATGTGTCGCCATCACGCAGTTCCAGCGCTTCACGCTCACCGGTGGAGGCTCCACTGGGAACAGCTGAACGACCCAGTACACCGCTTTCGAGCAAAACGTCAACTTCGATGGTGGGGTTGCCGCGTGAATCGAGAATTTCACGTGCATAGATATCCATGATTTCGCCCATGACTGAACTCCTTTGTTTGTCCTATTTTTCTTAAGTGAAATAATAAATGAAATGGACCCTGGTGCTCGATCACGATGTGTCGTTATCGAATACCGGCCCGGCGCATTAACGGTGGGTCCGCCGAAATGACGGGCCATTTTAAAACAACGTGTGTTTCCGGCGCTGTATTTATATCACAGGGTGAAAAAATTTAAAGGCAATTTTCAACTTCATCTAGTTGAAAGCTGTTTGACGCGTTTGGCCGACGCAACGATCATAATGGTGTTGAGTTGTTTTGGCGTATTTTGTTACACAATTTCAGGCAGTTATGTGGTGTTGTCTTGATGGTAAATCGCTGTTGATCTGCTTTGGTAATAGTGATAATCTGGGCGATCTTGAGGTGGTGGTTTCTGTCGGCGATTTTTGCGTGCGTCAGAAGCCGGGTTGACGTTTGCCGCCATGGTCCTTTGGAGGGCATGGGCATCACATCAGGAGAACTGTTTGCGCATAGTTGAGTTTCTGTGAACGAAGACCCTTATCGATGTTGTTTCACCATTACGGACCCCATGATGGTGCATGCCCTTCTCGGGCAGCATAACAGCCACCTGCATCAACTTGAGAACCTGTTGGGTGTTCGCCTTGGTTCACGAGGCAACGACATACAGATCAGCGGCGCAAAGCTGGATGTCGAACTGACTGAGCTGGTTTTGAATCAGTTGGTGGCCTTGTTGCAAAAAGGCTATCCGCTGTATCCTCCGGATATTGATTACGCGGTCAACATTCTGCGTAGTCATTCCTCGATTAATCTGACGGATATTTTCTTTGATACCGTTCTGGTATCCGCTCGCAACAAATACATTGCCCCGAAAAGCCTTGCCCAGAAAGAGTACATTGACGCCATTCGTCAGAACGATGTGGCGTTCGGTGTTGGTCCGGCAGGTACCGGTAAAACTTACTTGGCTATGGCACTGGCCGTTGCCGCCTGGCAGAAAAAACAGGTAAATCGTATCGTGCTGGTGCGTCCGGCGGTTGAGGCCGGGGAAAAACTCGGCTTTTTGCCCGGCGATATTGCCGAGAAAGTCAATCCCTACCTGCAGCCGTTGTACGATGCTCTGTTTGATATGGTGGAGCGCAGTAAGGGCCAGGAGATGATTGAAGAGGGCATTGTTGAAGTCGCGCCGCTGGCGTTTATGCGCGGACGGACGTTGAACGATTCCTTCATCATTCTCGATGAAGCGCAGAATACCA encodes the following:
- the eno gene encoding phosphopyruvate hydratase translates to MGEIMDIYAREILDSRGNPTIEVDVLLESGVLGRSAVPSGASTGEREALELRDGDTSRYLGKGVQKAVDNVNEKICDALIGWEVTDQAGIDAKLLELDGTETKSNLGANALLGVSLACSRAAAEESGLPYYQYLGGPNAKELPLPMMNILNGGAHADNNVDIQEFMIMPAGAPSFKEALRMGAEIFHALKKVLKDKGYNTAVGDEGGFAPNLGSNEEALQVIMEAIEAAGYKAGEEILLALDVAASEIYSDGKYNFANEEQALKTAEETVAFYADLVDRYPIISIEDGLAENDWDGWKIMTDKLGDKIQIVGDDLFVTNSKILKEGIDKGIANSILIKVNQIGTLTETLEAIEMAKRAGYTCVISHRSGETEDSTIADLAVATNAGQIKTGSLCRTDRICKYNQLLRIEDELEGVSIFNGKDVFYNL
- a CDS encoding aldo/keto reductase codes for the protein MSAANITTTKLGTTDIDVSQVCLGTWAIGGWLWGGSDDSQCIATIRAALDQGITFIDTAAVYGFGHSESLVGLAWKGHVARDQVVLATKAGLQWSDDGKVTRNCTRERLLQEIDDSLQRLQTDYIDLYQIHWPDPLVPIEETAEVMAGLLSSGKIRAIGVSNYDPEQMDRFRSVAPLHSVQPPYNLFERQIDADVRPYAQQHDLAILAYGAICRGLLSGKMKAEPTFEGDDIRQYDPKFKAPRYAAYLDAVAKLDAFAQERFQRGVLELAVRWVIDQGAIALWGARHPQQLDRVQQVFGWSLSEADRDEMATIVNDTITDPVGPEFMAPPARK
- a CDS encoding PhoH family protein, whose protein sequence is MNEDPYRCCFTITDPMMVHALLGQHNSHLHQLENLLGVRLGSRGNDIQISGAKLDVELTELVLNQLVALLQKGYPLYPPDIDYAVNILRSHSSINLTDIFFDTVLVSARNKYIAPKSLAQKEYIDAIRQNDVAFGVGPAGTGKTYLAMALAVAAWQKKQVNRIVLVRPAVEAGEKLGFLPGDIAEKVNPYLQPLYDALFDMVERSKGQEMIEEGIVEVAPLAFMRGRTLNDSFIILDEAQNTTREQMKMFLTRLGFGSKAVVTGDVTQIDLPSGRPSGLLDALRILDGLDGIAIRRFSQIDVVRHPIVQRIVQAYEKA